From one Candidatus Wallbacteria bacterium genomic stretch:
- a CDS encoding agmatine deiminase family protein — MLRSLLLLLLITGTIVLQAACLPNNLTPQEKAYIQNHFDEYLATKHVDTRALRAPANIASAPSEFDPADAVCFGWEGYTSLLKDLIKYAAADGKVIVSSDSSSLSSAKSALTSYGVNMANVEFFTCNLDSVWMRDYGPWWIYTQDGNREVIDLDYNRPRPNDDQFPTKLAAYLKLKSHLCPLITAGGNLILDGHGVAIMTDVVFDAGEGCDPNLTREQLSKYMKDYFGVKKVIVLKKMVEDGTGHVDMFCKLLTDDTFIVGQYNPASDGATGNAAVLDENAKTLASETNGLGNPFKVVRIPMPNVHDGGYGTTSYSYTNSLIFNKKVLVPIYGKAQDQAALDVYKKILPGYDVKGFDCNDIITANGAIHCITKLVAKAPVTLRHDAVRDSRAGEETQIRVSIDSINPLNQDGVCAYWSTSPEGVFKQIKLTGGSGTFEGVIPAQQSGISIYYYLEAEDSTGIYKTLPSSAPENGTYSYNVN, encoded by the coding sequence ATGTTAAGAAGCCTATTGCTGCTTTTGCTGATCACCGGAACAATCGTACTGCAGGCCGCCTGCCTGCCCAACAATCTCACTCCGCAAGAAAAAGCGTACATCCAGAATCATTTTGATGAATATCTGGCCACCAAGCACGTTGATACACGTGCATTGAGAGCTCCGGCCAATATAGCCTCCGCACCTTCTGAATTCGATCCGGCCGATGCCGTCTGCTTTGGCTGGGAAGGTTACACTTCGCTGCTTAAAGATCTGATCAAGTATGCGGCTGCTGACGGCAAAGTGATCGTCAGCTCTGACAGTTCATCACTCAGTTCCGCTAAAAGCGCTCTGACAAGCTATGGAGTCAACATGGCGAACGTGGAATTTTTCACCTGCAATCTGGATTCAGTCTGGATGCGCGACTACGGACCATGGTGGATTTACACTCAGGATGGCAACAGAGAAGTGATTGACCTGGATTATAATCGCCCCAGACCAAATGACGACCAGTTTCCGACCAAACTTGCCGCTTACCTGAAACTAAAAAGCCATCTCTGCCCTCTGATCACTGCAGGCGGCAACCTGATCCTGGACGGCCACGGCGTAGCCATCATGACAGACGTGGTTTTTGATGCCGGCGAAGGCTGCGACCCCAACCTGACAAGAGAACAGCTCAGCAAGTATATGAAGGATTACTTCGGAGTTAAAAAAGTGATCGTCCTCAAAAAAATGGTGGAAGACGGCACAGGTCATGTCGACATGTTCTGCAAACTTCTGACTGACGACACTTTTATCGTCGGCCAGTATAATCCGGCTTCAGACGGTGCCACAGGTAATGCCGCGGTCCTGGATGAAAACGCCAAGACACTGGCTTCAGAAACCAACGGCCTGGGCAATCCCTTCAAAGTCGTCCGCATCCCGATGCCCAATGTCCACGACGGCGGATATGGAACCACCTCTTATTCCTATACCAACTCGCTTATTTTCAATAAAAAGGTGCTGGTGCCGATTTACGGAAAAGCCCAGGACCAGGCTGCACTTGATGTTTACAAGAAAATCCTTCCCGGATACGACGTCAAGGGCTTTGACTGCAATGACATCATCACAGCCAATGGTGCGATTCACTGCATTACCAAGCTGGTCGCGAAAGCACCTGTAACCCTCCGGCACGATGCAGTCAGAGATTCCAGAGCCGGCGAAGAGACTCAGATCCGTGTCTCCATCGACAGCATCAATCCCTTAAATCAGGATGGAGTCTGCGCTTACTGGTCCACCAGCCCGGAAGGCGTGTTCAAGCAGATCAAACTGACAGGCGGCAGCGGAACTTTCGAAGGCGTGATTCCTGCGCAGCAGTCTGGAATTTCGATTTATTATTATCTGGAAGCTGAAGATTCCACCGGTATTTATAAAACCCTGCCTTCATCAGCTCCCGAAAATGGAACTTACAGCTACAACGTGAATTAA
- a CDS encoding glycosyltransferase family 4 protein encodes MRKIKVLHIITRLILGGAQENTLLTIEGLQKTDRYDVRLLTGPLEGPEDDLLAFCREHEIHYTVFSQLQMEINPFKDLITLFELYFFLRKNKFDIVHTHSAKTGIIGRLAAKMAGVPIRVHTIHGLPFHPYQSEYLNQLQIALEKSVAGITDLILCVAKAMIDKSVQAGIAGREKFYLVRSGFPVDPYLYAKKDEGLARRLGIEPEDVVIGKVARLYDLKGHKYLISAFREVLKKIPSARLLLVGDGILRDALTAQAEELGVLSRVIFAGEVPNSEIQRYIALMDLLVHASLREGLAKILPQALLMGKPVVSFDIDGASEIIVDHTTGLLTPPENVEALIDALIFMMENKAEASMMAIRGRKLALSLFPVERMVNQIDELYLHLLNAKAIHI; translated from the coding sequence ATGAGAAAAATCAAAGTACTGCATATAATCACGCGGCTGATTCTGGGAGGAGCCCAGGAAAACACACTTCTGACTATTGAAGGCCTGCAAAAGACCGACAGGTATGACGTCAGACTTCTGACAGGTCCTCTTGAAGGTCCGGAAGATGATCTGCTTGCCTTCTGCAGGGAGCACGAGATTCATTACACTGTTTTTTCGCAGCTGCAGATGGAGATAAATCCGTTCAAGGATTTGATCACTCTCTTTGAACTGTACTTTTTTCTCAGGAAAAACAAATTCGATATTGTGCACACCCATTCCGCCAAAACAGGAATTATTGGACGACTTGCGGCCAAAATGGCGGGAGTGCCGATCCGGGTGCACACGATTCATGGCCTGCCCTTCCACCCCTATCAGTCAGAATATTTAAACCAGCTTCAGATAGCTCTGGAAAAAAGCGTAGCTGGAATCACAGACCTGATCCTCTGCGTGGCAAAAGCCATGATAGACAAATCTGTCCAGGCCGGTATCGCAGGGAGAGAAAAATTCTATCTGGTGCGCAGCGGTTTTCCGGTTGATCCATACCTTTATGCTAAAAAAGATGAAGGTCTTGCCAGGAGACTGGGAATCGAGCCCGAGGATGTGGTAATCGGAAAAGTGGCCAGATTATATGACCTCAAAGGGCATAAATATCTGATCTCAGCTTTTCGGGAAGTGCTGAAGAAAATTCCCAGTGCCAGATTGCTGCTGGTGGGAGACGGCATACTCAGGGATGCCTTGACAGCCCAGGCTGAAGAACTGGGAGTGCTTTCCAGAGTGATTTTTGCAGGAGAGGTGCCGAATTCGGAAATACAGCGCTATATAGCACTGATGGATTTACTGGTTCACGCTTCTTTGCGCGAGGGACTGGCAAAGATACTGCCGCAGGCTCTTCTGATGGGAAAGCCAGTCGTCAGCTTTGATATTGACGGCGCGTCAGAAATAATAGTTGACCATACTACCGGCCTTTTGACTCCTCCTGAAAATGTGGAGGCACTTATTGATGCATTGATTTTCATGATGGAAAACAAGGCTGAGGCCAGCATGATGGCGATCAGGGGAAGAAAACTTGCGCTCAGCCTGTTCCCGGTGGAGCGGATGGTCAATCAGATCGATGAACTATATCTGCATCTTCTCAACGCAAAAGCAATCCACATCTGA
- the fusA gene encoding elongation factor G, with amino-acid sequence MKSYKTDQIRNISFIGNGGTGKTSLLEAILFNLGANSRLGRVDDGTSVCDYQPEETKKKMSMVAKLVTLEKGELKYNFCDTPGFDDFQAEVKRVVPVTENIVMVLDPGTGIVGHTEKVWEFAAQTKNFRSFFINKLDKERADFFQMLGLVQETFGKYALPVFIPIGREQNLKGVIDLIQMKAYLTEGDNSKEAEIPADLKEEAAKHREKLMETAAETNEALMEKYFADGTLSSDEFLNGLRLSYQQGTFFPVFCGSAYKNIGARELFLNFELLFSSPAAITEWKGINSATHEEAVRKLSETEPVSLFIYKTQQEQHTGELVFFKVISGLLKTGMDLLNTSNDNSERINQVLSLRGKEKVDICDLCPGDLGITMKLRGSYTSQTLSDPKNPISYPKIEFPNPVLSIAIVPKTKVDQEKCSAALAKISEEDPTFRMQFMAEFSQLVIYGMGESHLNNIIDKLKTRYNVQVDVDKPRITYRETIKKKTGCEKKYKKQSGGRGQYGHVVMEIAPMPIDKVYEFEEKIFGGSIPGKYIPSIEKGVKEAIEHGVLAGCPVIGIHVAVLDGSYHDVDSSDIAFKIAGSIAMKDGMEKANPVLLEPIMEIEVKVPEEFMGDIMGDLNSRRGRILGMGSHGKSQTVKALVPEAELYKYINNLKSMTQGKGTFAMKFDHYEEVPANLAQNIVEELKKFRVAEAEK; translated from the coding sequence ATGAAGTCTTACAAAACAGACCAAATCCGCAACATCAGTTTTATTGGAAACGGGGGAACCGGTAAGACATCACTCCTGGAAGCGATCCTCTTCAATCTCGGCGCAAACAGCCGGCTTGGACGCGTTGATGACGGAACATCAGTCTGTGATTATCAGCCTGAAGAAACCAAGAAAAAGATGAGCATGGTAGCTAAACTCGTCACCCTGGAAAAAGGTGAACTGAAATACAATTTTTGTGACACACCGGGTTTTGATGATTTCCAGGCTGAAGTGAAACGCGTGGTACCGGTAACCGAGAACATTGTAATGGTGCTTGATCCGGGAACCGGGATTGTCGGACATACTGAAAAAGTCTGGGAGTTTGCCGCACAGACAAAGAATTTCAGATCTTTTTTCATCAACAAGCTGGACAAGGAGCGGGCAGACTTTTTCCAGATGCTTGGCCTGGTGCAGGAAACTTTTGGTAAATACGCCCTGCCGGTGTTTATCCCGATCGGCAGAGAGCAGAATTTAAAGGGTGTGATAGACCTGATCCAGATGAAAGCGTATCTAACTGAAGGGGATAATTCAAAGGAAGCTGAGATCCCGGCTGATCTGAAAGAAGAAGCGGCAAAACACAGAGAAAAATTGATGGAAACCGCTGCCGAGACTAATGAAGCCCTGATGGAAAAATATTTTGCTGATGGCACCCTGTCTTCCGATGAGTTCTTGAACGGGCTCCGCTTGTCCTATCAGCAGGGGACGTTCTTCCCAGTGTTCTGCGGCTCTGCCTATAAAAACATTGGTGCCAGAGAGCTGTTTCTGAACTTCGAACTGCTGTTCTCATCACCTGCCGCGATCACCGAATGGAAGGGAATCAATTCTGCCACTCACGAGGAAGCTGTGCGGAAGCTCAGCGAAACCGAACCTGTGTCACTTTTCATTTACAAAACCCAGCAGGAGCAGCATACAGGGGAATTGGTCTTCTTCAAGGTGATCTCAGGCCTGCTTAAGACCGGCATGGATCTTTTGAACACCTCAAACGACAATTCCGAGCGCATTAACCAGGTGCTGTCTTTACGCGGCAAGGAAAAAGTGGATATCTGCGATCTCTGCCCTGGAGATTTAGGCATCACCATGAAATTGAGGGGTTCATACACGAGCCAGACTCTTTCTGATCCTAAAAATCCAATTTCCTACCCGAAAATCGAATTCCCGAACCCTGTCCTTTCCATCGCGATCGTCCCCAAAACAAAGGTGGACCAGGAAAAATGCTCAGCAGCTCTGGCGAAGATTTCGGAAGAAGATCCTACTTTCAGAATGCAGTTCATGGCTGAATTCTCTCAGCTGGTGATTTACGGAATGGGCGAATCTCATTTGAACAATATCATCGACAAGCTGAAAACCCGCTACAATGTCCAGGTGGATGTGGATAAGCCCAGGATCACTTATCGCGAAACCATCAAGAAAAAGACAGGTTGCGAGAAGAAATACAAGAAGCAGTCAGGCGGACGCGGACAATATGGCCATGTAGTGATGGAAATTGCGCCGATGCCCATCGACAAGGTTTACGAATTCGAAGAGAAGATCTTTGGCGGGTCTATCCCTGGAAAATATATTCCGTCCATAGAAAAAGGAGTCAAGGAGGCCATTGAGCACGGCGTGCTCGCCGGATGCCCTGTGATCGGCATTCATGTGGCTGTTCTGGACGGATCTTACCATGATGTAGACTCTTCAGATATCGCTTTCAAGATCGCCGGATCCATAGCCATGAAGGATGGGATGGAAAAAGCCAATCCGGTTCTGCTTGAGCCGATCATGGAGATCGAAGTCAAAGTGCCAGAGGAATTCATGGGAGATATCATGGGGGATCTGAATTCCAGGCGTGGCAGGATCCTTGGCATGGGATCCCACGGAAAGAGCCAGACAGTCAAGGCGCTGGTACCAGAAGCTGAACTTTATAAATACATCAACAATCTTAAATCCATGACTCAGGGAAAAGGCACCTTTGCCATGAAATTCGATCATTACGAGGAAGTGCCTGCAAACCTTGCGCAGAATATTGTGGAAGAACTGAAGAAGTTCAGGGTAGCAGAAGCAGAAAAATAA
- the umuD gene encoding translesion error-prone DNA polymerase V autoproteolytic subunit — MNQSFPLFAAGVAAGFPSPADDYIERKLDLNEHLIRHPEATFFVRVEGDSMINAGIHSGDILIVDRAIEAADGKIVVALLDGEFTVKRLRCAEGKHYLLPENPKYAPIPVKPDSNCEIWGVVTYSIHQA, encoded by the coding sequence CTGAATCAGTCGTTCCCTCTTTTCGCTGCCGGAGTGGCTGCAGGCTTCCCTTCCCCGGCAGACGATTATATAGAACGAAAACTGGACCTGAATGAGCACCTGATCAGACATCCTGAAGCCACATTTTTTGTGCGGGTGGAAGGTGATTCCATGATCAATGCAGGCATCCATTCGGGCGACATCCTGATCGTGGACCGTGCGATTGAGGCTGCTGACGGAAAGATAGTGGTAGCCTTGCTGGACGGAGAATTCACAGTCAAACGCCTGCGCTGTGCGGAAGGAAAACATTATCTCCTGCCTGAAAACCCGAAATATGCCCCGATCCCGGTCAAGCCGGATTCAAACTGCGAGATCTGGGGAGTCGTGACGTATTCGATCCATCAGGCATGA
- a CDS encoding Y-family DNA polymerase, with protein sequence MNKIYALVDCNNFYASCERVFNPALRGKPVAVLSNNDGCIVAASAEAKALGLGLGYPVFEFDQLLKKHDVRLLSSNYPLYADLSQRVMSTLRRFSPEVEIYSIDEAFLGFEGFGLNLTEYGLRMRETVLKWTGIPVSIGIATTKTLAKLASKFAKKNPVLRGVFNLLDRSDLDQILEKADVGSVWGIGRRFEELLKRNRVHNARQLRDSRDGWIKKHMGVVGLRTVYELRGISCIALDHTPHAKKGICVSRTFGRCAIELCELREAIACHTARAAEKLRQQKSVAGFITVFISTNRFKDNYYSNACTRGLLEPSSFTPDLLAEAEIGLRKIFRPDFPYKRAGVILSEICPENAVQQDLFEPQGSSPEKLRLMETMDRLNKKLGRDTVRFASTGIKRAWKMKQQRRSPSYTTSWAELPVARAK encoded by the coding sequence ATGAATAAAATATACGCCCTTGTGGACTGCAATAACTTCTATGCCTCGTGCGAACGGGTGTTCAACCCTGCCTTGCGGGGAAAGCCGGTGGCAGTGCTTTCCAACAACGACGGCTGCATTGTGGCAGCTTCGGCAGAAGCAAAAGCACTTGGGCTGGGCCTGGGTTATCCGGTTTTTGAATTCGACCAGCTGCTGAAAAAACACGATGTCAGATTGCTCTCTTCCAATTATCCGCTATACGCTGATCTTTCGCAGCGTGTGATGAGCACTCTGCGCCGTTTCAGCCCTGAAGTCGAGATCTATTCGATCGATGAGGCCTTTCTGGGGTTCGAGGGTTTCGGGCTGAACCTCACTGAATACGGATTGCGGATGCGCGAAACCGTGCTGAAATGGACCGGGATTCCGGTTTCGATCGGGATCGCGACTACCAAGACCCTGGCCAAGCTTGCCAGCAAGTTCGCCAAAAAGAATCCTGTTTTGAGAGGGGTTTTTAATCTGCTGGACCGCAGTGACCTGGATCAGATTCTGGAAAAGGCTGATGTCGGTTCTGTCTGGGGTATAGGCCGCAGATTCGAAGAACTGCTGAAACGTAATCGAGTCCATAATGCACGACAGTTGCGGGACAGCCGCGACGGCTGGATCAAAAAGCACATGGGAGTAGTCGGTTTACGTACAGTGTATGAACTGCGGGGAATTTCCTGCATCGCTCTGGACCATACTCCGCACGCCAAAAAGGGCATCTGCGTCTCCCGCACTTTCGGCCGCTGCGCGATCGAACTTTGCGAACTGCGCGAAGCGATTGCCTGCCATACTGCCAGAGCTGCGGAAAAGCTCAGGCAGCAGAAGTCTGTAGCCGGATTCATCACAGTTTTCATCTCCACCAACCGTTTCAAGGACAATTACTATTCCAATGCCTGCACCAGAGGCCTGCTGGAACCTTCCTCGTTCACGCCGGATCTTTTAGCCGAAGCTGAGATCGGACTTCGGAAGATTTTCCGGCCGGATTTTCCTTACAAAAGGGCAGGCGTGATCCTCTCAGAGATCTGTCCGGAAAATGCTGTGCAGCAGGACCTGTTCGAGCCGCAGGGGAGTTCACCCGAAAAACTGAGACTGATGGAAACCATGGACAGGCTCAATAAAAAACTCGGCCGGGATACAGTGCGCTTCGCGTCCACAGGCATCAAACGGGCCTGGAAAATGAAGCAGCAGAGGCGCTCGCCTTCATACACCACTTCCTGGGCTGAACTGCCTGTGGCGAGAGCAAAGTGA
- the fabZ gene encoding 3-hydroxyacyl-ACP dehydratase FabZ, with product MRFYLMDRITEFNIGKSAQGIKNVTLSEDFFTDHFPRHPIMPGVLILEALAQLSGLLLEKSVESEFKISIKAFLTMMEKTKFRHVVEPGDVLVLKTEIQSLHEDSGKVKVKALAGNRVSAESDMIFVFRSFHDPALEEKRKKIEEFWLKGIQKA from the coding sequence ATGCGATTCTACCTGATGGATAGAATAACTGAGTTCAATATCGGCAAATCCGCCCAGGGTATCAAAAATGTGACCTTGAGCGAGGATTTTTTCACAGATCATTTTCCACGGCACCCGATCATGCCGGGCGTCCTGATCCTGGAAGCTTTGGCGCAATTATCCGGGCTGCTGCTGGAAAAGTCGGTGGAGTCCGAATTCAAGATCTCAATCAAGGCTTTTCTGACAATGATGGAAAAAACCAAATTCAGACATGTTGTCGAACCTGGGGATGTTCTGGTCCTCAAGACCGAGATCCAGTCTCTGCATGAGGATTCGGGTAAAGTGAAGGTAAAGGCTCTGGCCGGAAACAGGGTGTCTGCCGAGTCTGACATGATCTTTGTATTCAGAAGCTTCCACGATCCTGCACTGGAAGAAAAAAGAAAAAAGATCGAGGAATTCTGGCTGAAAGGTATACAAAAGGCTTGA
- a CDS encoding beta-ketoacyl synthase N-terminal-like domain-containing protein, whose translation MKRRVAVTGIGMISPYGVGREINWSSLLAGKTAYGELDFPEKYGIPFHTGGKLTCFEPEKYISQRKLLKYMNREMQMSVVTALEAASDSGLAVKEVPPESIGIYLGTGITSVEIEEILSIAGNSTRDGRMDLERFGSNALPKCDPLLSFKTLLNMPACFISILLGIRGQNLVFNSFGGQVLQSISEAFLDIESGQLESAIAGGVDAKVSFTGFMTLKSFGLINQNASASKPFGTHRKGMIVSEGGACLMLENLENAQRRKAKVYAELIGASTENDLDSGFIPRKPLYLVNTLNSALNKAGLKPGEIDCILSGACSDPCGDAAEAAAITEVFGSNNPQVCSVKGYTGDFIAGAGTFDLAGSALMLNEQTIPPGFDPAEIDTDLNLNLAGRNLQKKKIDTVLCTAFSGGNPKTCFILRRCP comes from the coding sequence TTGAAAAGGCGGGTCGCTGTCACAGGGATCGGCATGATCAGCCCGTATGGAGTCGGCAGAGAGATCAACTGGAGCTCACTCCTCGCCGGCAAGACTGCATACGGTGAATTGGATTTTCCTGAAAAATACGGCATACCGTTCCATACAGGCGGGAAACTGACCTGTTTTGAACCGGAAAAGTACATTTCCCAGCGCAAGCTTCTCAAATACATGAATCGCGAAATGCAGATGTCTGTGGTGACCGCTCTGGAAGCAGCATCCGACTCAGGCCTGGCTGTTAAAGAAGTTCCGCCTGAGTCGATCGGCATTTATCTTGGCACAGGCATCACCTCAGTAGAGATTGAAGAAATACTCTCCATTGCCGGGAACTCCACAAGGGACGGCAGGATGGATCTTGAGCGATTCGGAAGCAATGCCCTGCCCAAGTGCGATCCACTGCTTTCTTTCAAGACCCTGCTAAACATGCCTGCCTGCTTCATTTCCATCCTGCTCGGGATCAGGGGCCAGAATCTGGTATTCAATTCATTTGGCGGGCAGGTACTGCAAAGCATCAGCGAAGCATTTCTTGATATTGAATCCGGACAACTGGAGTCAGCTATTGCTGGTGGTGTTGATGCCAAGGTCAGCTTTACCGGCTTCATGACTCTGAAATCTTTCGGTCTGATCAACCAGAATGCTTCCGCATCCAAACCATTCGGTACGCACAGGAAAGGAATGATTGTTTCAGAAGGCGGTGCATGTCTGATGCTCGAAAACCTGGAGAACGCACAACGTAGAAAGGCAAAAGTTTATGCTGAACTCATCGGAGCCAGCACCGAAAACGATCTGGACTCAGGGTTTATTCCAAGGAAACCACTATATCTTGTGAATACGCTGAACAGCGCCCTGAATAAGGCAGGATTGAAACCCGGAGAAATCGACTGCATACTATCTGGCGCCTGCTCTGATCCTTGCGGAGATGCTGCAGAAGCTGCCGCGATCACTGAAGTTTTCGGAAGTAACAATCCTCAAGTCTGCTCAGTAAAGGGATACACCGGGGATTTTATTGCCGGAGCAGGAACCTTTGATCTGGCGGGCAGTGCCTTGATGCTGAACGAACAGACTATACCCCCGGGATTCGATCCTGCTGAAATCGATACTGATCTAAATCTAAATTTAGCTGGAAGAAACCTGCAGAAAAAAAAGATCGATACAGTCCTATGTACTGCTTTTTCCGGCGGGAACCCCAAAACCTGTTTTATATTGCGGAGATGTCCATGA
- a CDS encoding beta-ketoacyl-[acyl-carrier-protein] synthase family protein, protein MNRVVITGLGVVSPVGGDKVEHFSSLLAGRSGISMLKHFNASTIPVRIGGEVKNRKLIPEAVSELADTGDDKIGFGYSAFLQAYQDAGFTGEIDGGLNLGVSLEMLPLEKVVFNCEEKIRYAEFFRRYSQPGQSIQIPLDTLSRYLIRKFRLSGPCFLNCSACAAGTQAIGHSFRKIRRGDVKLMFAGGFDSMLNPLGIGGFSLLGALSQKNELGAKACRPFDRRRDGAVLGEGAGVIVLEELESALNRKAKIYGEIIGYGSSLDAYRATDPDPGGEGAALSMRQALRDAAIEPADIGYINAHGTSTPKNDVMETLAIKKVFGESAGKIPVSSTKSMIGHLIAAAGAVETISSLTGFIHNRIHPTINYEHPDPECDLDYVPNQSRAWNGRYILKNSFGFGGQNACLILKRWEEK, encoded by the coding sequence ATGAACAGGGTGGTGATAACAGGACTGGGAGTTGTTTCCCCTGTCGGCGGAGATAAGGTCGAACACTTCTCGTCTCTTCTTGCAGGACGTTCCGGGATCAGTATGCTCAAGCACTTCAATGCCAGCACAATCCCGGTCAGGATCGGCGGAGAAGTAAAAAACAGAAAGCTGATTCCTGAAGCAGTCTCAGAACTGGCTGACACTGGCGATGACAAGATCGGTTTCGGATATTCCGCATTTCTGCAGGCATATCAGGATGCCGGTTTTACCGGGGAGATCGACGGAGGGCTTAACCTGGGTGTAAGCCTGGAAATGCTGCCTCTGGAAAAGGTAGTGTTCAATTGCGAGGAAAAAATCCGCTATGCCGAATTTTTCAGGCGTTATTCCCAGCCAGGACAGTCGATTCAGATTCCCCTGGATACTTTGAGCCGCTACCTGATCCGGAAATTCAGGCTGTCAGGCCCCTGCTTCCTGAACTGCTCTGCCTGCGCCGCAGGCACTCAGGCCATCGGCCATTCTTTCCGTAAAATCAGGAGAGGCGATGTGAAGCTTATGTTTGCAGGAGGGTTTGACTCCATGCTCAATCCTCTCGGTATCGGCGGATTCAGCCTGCTGGGCGCGCTTTCACAGAAGAATGAGCTTGGTGCAAAAGCCTGCAGGCCGTTTGATCGCAGGCGTGATGGAGCAGTGCTTGGAGAAGGTGCCGGAGTCATAGTACTGGAGGAGTTGGAATCCGCTTTGAACCGGAAGGCGAAGATTTACGGGGAAATCATCGGTTACGGCAGTTCGCTCGATGCCTACCGCGCCACTGACCCTGACCCGGGCGGCGAAGGAGCGGCGCTTTCCATGCGCCAGGCGCTCAGGGACGCAGCCATTGAACCTGCTGATATCGGATACATCAATGCCCACGGCACTTCCACTCCCAAGAACGATGTGATGGAAACTCTGGCCATCAAAAAAGTCTTTGGAGAGTCAGCTGGAAAAATCCCGGTCAGTTCCACTAAATCCATGATCGGGCATCTGATCGCTGCAGCAGGCGCAGTGGAAACTATTTCCAGCCTGACCGGATTCATTCACAACAGGATTCATCCAACGATCAATTACGAGCATCCTGACCCTGAATGCGACCTGGATTATGTGCCGAATCAATCCAGAGCTTGGAACGGCAGATACATTCTCAAGAATTCTTTCGGTTTCGGCGGCCAGAATGCCTGCCTGATTCTCAAGCGCTGGGAGGAAAAATGA
- a CDS encoding 3-oxoacyl-ACP reductase FabG, with the protein MKLIDKIALVTGGGRGIGLAIARELAAQGADVAIAYLKEDDQAEAACELIRECGRRALKIRCDIRKEEDCGKAAEEVFQAFGKIDILVNNAGITREYSFVGMSSKEWQDVLDTNLTGTFNMSRAAAKFMVIQKSGKIINLSSVLAQKGGRGQANYIASKGGIESLTRALAVELAVKNITVNAVAPGVVETEMSREVLARNKEKIMEKILLKRLGSPEEVAKLVAFLSGPDSDYITGQVISIDGGFGIVY; encoded by the coding sequence ATGAAACTCATTGATAAAATCGCACTGGTTACAGGCGGCGGCCGGGGCATAGGTCTGGCCATTGCCAGGGAACTGGCGGCCCAGGGAGCAGATGTAGCGATCGCTTATCTCAAGGAAGACGATCAGGCAGAAGCTGCCTGTGAATTGATCAGGGAATGCGGGAGACGCGCCCTGAAAATCAGATGCGACATCAGGAAAGAGGAAGATTGCGGGAAAGCAGCAGAAGAGGTTTTCCAGGCTTTCGGGAAGATCGACATTCTGGTGAACAATGCGGGAATAACGAGGGAATACAGCTTTGTGGGCATGAGTTCAAAGGAATGGCAGGATGTGCTGGACACAAATCTGACAGGAACTTTCAACATGTCCCGTGCGGCTGCCAAATTCATGGTGATCCAGAAATCAGGCAAGATCATCAACCTGTCGTCAGTGCTCGCCCAGAAAGGCGGCCGTGGTCAGGCCAATTACATAGCCAGCAAAGGCGGGATAGAGTCGCTCACCAGGGCTCTTGCAGTGGAGCTTGCCGTAAAAAATATCACTGTGAATGCAGTTGCTCCGGGAGTTGTAGAAACCGAGATGAGCAGGGAAGTTCTTGCCAGGAATAAGGAAAAAATCATGGAAAAGATACTCCTGAAGCGGCTCGGTTCCCCTGAAGAAGTCGCGAAACTGGTGGCTTTCCTGTCCGGCCCTGACTCTGATTACATCACAGGACAGGTGATCTCCATTGATGGCGGATTCGGGATTGTGTATTGA
- a CDS encoding nitroreductase family protein, which produces MKSRRSVRKFKPDKPPLELIKLAVEAAVAAPSNSNSQPWRFIYLEDATKISALADLVEAAVNKLSQKIEDQEKRGEYSRYATYFSFFRHAPGLIAVACKEANYLNYFLPTELQLVQTVNPELCSVSAAIQNLLLMLHASGLGACWMTGPLIAAREISGYIGLKEPYFLAALIPVGYPAEEPAIPRKKELDKIFVIK; this is translated from the coding sequence ATGAAAAGTCGCAGGAGTGTGCGCAAGTTCAAGCCTGACAAGCCACCCCTTGAGCTGATCAAACTGGCTGTGGAGGCGGCAGTGGCTGCGCCGTCAAACAGCAATTCACAGCCCTGGCGGTTTATCTATCTGGAAGATGCTACGAAAATCTCTGCACTTGCGGATCTTGTGGAAGCTGCTGTAAACAAGCTGAGCCAGAAAATAGAGGACCAGGAAAAGCGAGGGGAATATTCGCGTTATGCCACCTATTTCAGCTTTTTCCGGCATGCGCCTGGATTGATCGCTGTTGCCTGCAAAGAAGCCAATTACCTGAATTATTTCCTGCCGACTGAACTGCAGCTAGTCCAGACTGTAAATCCGGAACTGTGCAGCGTTTCCGCAGCAATCCAGAATCTGCTGCTTATGCTTCACGCATCAGGTCTTGGTGCCTGCTGGATGACTGGGCCTCTGATCGCAGCCCGGGAGATATCCGGTTACATTGGGTTGAAGGAACCGTATTTTCTGGCAGCCCTGATCCCTGTGGGTTATCCTGCCGAGGAACCTGCAATACCCCGCAAAAAAGAACTGGACAAGATTTTTGTGATAAAATAA